One part of the Dysidea avara chromosome 10, odDysAvar1.4, whole genome shotgun sequence genome encodes these proteins:
- the LOC136268771 gene encoding uncharacterized protein has product MDSKMSEKKSKLGTTSRSSYQTINPSPSKYTAHDQHKPPNCPSPPHNAKSDHTPSSHAVQRKVHPVHCHFAAGARFDPNKPIYIPPPPPGVAPTPAQKAAAKGKPVVMTQNKASKLLMGSSGGYCFGGL; this is encoded by the exons ATGGATTCAAAGATGTCTGAAAAGAAATCAAAACTAG GTACCACTTCACGATCATCTTATCAAACAATTAATCCATCTCCATCCAAGTATACTGCTCATGATCAACATAAACCACCCAATTGTCCTTCCCCACCTCATAACGCTAAAT CTGATCACACTCCATCCAGTCATGCAGTTCAAAGAAAA GTTCATCCTGTCCATTGTCACTTTGCTGCCGGAGCTCGATTTGATCCTAACAAGCCCATCTATATTCCG CCTCCTCCTCCAGGGGTAGCTCCTACTCCAGCACAAAAGGCAGCAGCTAAAGGTAAACCAGTGGTGATGACACAGAATAAAGCTAGTAAACTACTAATGGGATCTAGTGGTGGATACTGTTTTGGAGGACTGTAA
- the LOC136268772 gene encoding eukaryotic translation initiation factor 4E-1A-like: MAEGQQPDPSLPKKHRLQNRWCLWYFKNDKSKDWKDNLKLVISFDTVEDFWAVYNHIVPPSGIATGCDYMLFKDGIQPMWEDDKNKHGGRWLVNIDKKGPRPTIIDQYWIETLMCLIGEAFGDSSDEVCGAVVNIRPKGNKIAIWTGDVKKRDNILHIGKEYKERLGLPPGYLISYQSHTDTMIKTGSSSKSTFTV, from the exons ATGGCAGAG GGGCAACAACCTGATCCCTCATTACCAAAGAAGCATCGTTTACAAAACAGATGGTGCTTATGGTACTTCAAGAATGATAAGAGCAAGGATTGGAAAGATAACTTGAAACTTGTTATATCATTTGATACA GTAGAAGACTTTTGGGC GGTTTACAATCATATTGTACCTCCTAGTGGAATAGCCACAGGTTGTGACTACATGTTGTTTAAG GATGGCATACAGCCAATGTGGGAAGATGATAAAAACAAGCACGGAGGTCGATGGCTAGTTAACATTGACAAAAAAGGTCCCAGACCAACAATCATTGATCAGTATTGGATAGAAACA TTGATGTGTTTGATAGGAGAAGCATTTGGTGATAGCAGTGATGAAGTGTGTGGAGCTGTAGTCAATATTAGACCAAAGGGAAACAAAATAGCAATATGGACAGGAGATGTGAAGAAGAGAGATAATATTTTGCATATAGG AAAAGAATACAAAGAACGGCTTGGATTGCCGCCAGGATATTTGATATCATATCAA TCACATACCGATACCATGATCAAAACAGGGTCAAGcagtaaaagcacttttactGTGTAG
- the LOC136236794 gene encoding TNF receptor-associated factor 2-like — MCRSEEIAIFPNKQANRAVRSLCVFCTNKDKGCEWQGEVNYIISHLEGCQFEMVTCSNDCGKCFQWQYLTSHVENECVRRKVDCQYCHITGEHQFIKGKHNEQCPKYAIACPNSCEVSSVPRDEVAEHLKMCQLELVQCEYHMVGCEERMACKDHNKEKMEEHLSFTIKELMLTKGHLQQQNSVNLSLKLQQTENDLKRELAAAKEILKSTQTEARNVRMQLKETNNALSIATQELAVTKRDLKTTMRLQPQLTKVLQKPTRSTLH, encoded by the coding sequence ATGTGTCGTAGTGAAGAAATTGCCATCTTTCCCAACAAACAAGCGAACCGAGCTGTCAGGAGTCTTTGTGTATTCTGTACCAACAAAGATAAAGGCTGTGAGTGGCAGGGAGAAGTAAATTACATCATCAGTCACCTTGAAGGCTGTCAATTTGAAATGGTGACATGCTCCAATGATTGTGGGAAGTGTTTTCAGTGGCAATATCTGACCAGTCATGTTGAGAATGAGTGCGTACGTCGTAAAGTTGACTGTCAATATTGtcacattacaggagaacatcagtttatCAAGGGTAAGCACAATGAACAGTGTCCCAAGTACGCTATAGCCTGTCCTAACAGCTGTGAAGTTAGTAGTGTCCCAAGAGATGAAGTAGCAGAACACCTGAAAATGTGTCAACTGGAACTAGTACAGTGTGAGTATCACATGGTGGGTTGTGAGGAGAGGATGGCTTGTAAGGACCACAACAAGGAGAAGATGGAAGAACACTTGTCCTTTACCATAAAAGAACTGATGCTTACTAAAGGTCATCTACAACAACAGAATAGTGTCAATCTCTCTTTAAAGCTTCAACAAACAGAGAATGATCTCAAAAGAGAGTTGGCTGCTGCTAAGGAAATACTAAAATCTACACAAACTGAAGCAAGGAATGTAAGAATGCAACTTAAGGAAACAAATAATGCTCTTAGCATTGCAACACAAGAACTTGCTGTTACCAAAAGAGATCTTAAGACTACAATGCGTCTACAGCCACAACTTACGAAAGTCTTACAAAAGCCAACGAGAAGTACACTGCACTAG
- the LOC136269053 gene encoding N-acetylglucosamine-6-sulfatase-like, whose product MWSTGVVFCVFILFFAVNGSKPNIVYILTDDQDIKLNSLDVQSKVKSMLIDEGLFFDNAFVTTPVCCPSRSSILTGKYTHNHQTYENGVPHGCNAPSWRQLNEKKTVGYYMSMAGYKTGLFGKYLNNYARPLSGMNASHIPPGWSKWFGLVGNSKFYNYSVSNDGVEEKHGDDYEKDYFTDVIKREAVKFIKDSTQENKPFFVYIGTPAPHRPATPAPQYNHTFDSHPAPRTPSYNYNSTDKHWIISKGTPPMDGYTKTMVDTLYQDRLETLLSVDDLVDEVVTTLQTAGVLDNTYIFYNSDHGYHLGQFKQQGEKRQPYEENIRVPLIVRGPGINSGKKTNRIALNIDITPTFLDLAGFKVPEDIDGMSLKPVLLDSTNLWRDDFLIEYYGEGDPTTGLGCRGNRSPITGDQLFLHDCNNNTWLAIRTINSKQNDIYTKFYLTDDTPIAVENTYFHEYYDIKTDYWQVHNTYDDPTNKAMITQLNERVNKLYHCQGQSCH is encoded by the exons ATGTGGAGCACCGGTGTTGTTTTTTGCGTGTTCATACTATTCTTTGCTGTTAATGGCTCCAAGCCTAATATTG TGTACATTCTCACTGATGATCAAGACATCAAATTAAACTCACTTGATGTCCAATCTAAAGTGAAGTCAATGCTCATTGATGAAGGACTTTTCTTTGACAATGCTTTTGtgactactccagtttgttgtCCTTCAAG GTCATCAATCCTGACTGGTAAATACACTCATAATCATCAAACATATGAGAATGGTGTACCACATGGTTGCAATGCTCCATCATGGCGTCAACTAAATGAGAAGAAAACTGTGGGATACTATATGAGTATGGCTGGGTACAAGACTGGACTATTTG GAAAATACCTTAACAACTATGCTCGTCCTCTATCAGGAATGAATGCAAGTCATATACCGCCAGGATGGTCCAAATGGTTTGGTCTAGTTGGGAATAG TAAATTTTACAATTATTCTGTATCCAATGATGGTGTGGAGGAGAAGCATGGTGATGATTATGAGAAAGATTACTTTACTGATGTTATCAAACGAGAGGCAGTTAAGTTCATTAAGGACTCAACACAAGAGAACAAGCCATTCTTTGTGTACATTGGTACACCTGCACCTCACCGACCAGCCACCCCTGCTCCACAATATAACCACACATTTGACAGTCATCCTGCTCCCAGGACACCATCGTACAACTACAATAGTACTGATAAACACTGGATAATATCTAAAG GTACTCCACCAATGGATGGGTACACTAAGACGATGGTTGATACACTCTACCAGGACAGGCTGGAAACTTTATTATCAGTTGATGATCTTGTTGATGAAGTTGTTACAACACTACAGACTGCTGGGGTTCTTGATAACACTTATATTTTCTACAATAGTGATCATG GTTATCATCTTGGACAGTTCAAACAACAA GGAGAAAAACGTCAACCATACGAAGAAAATATTAGAGTTCCCTTAATTGTAAGAGGACCAGGAATTAACTCAGGCAAGAAAACCAATCGTATTGCACTCAACATTGACATT ACTCCAACATTTCTTGATCTTGCTGGATTCAAAGTACCAGAAGACATTGATGGAATGTCTCTCAAACCAGTTCTTTTAGACTCAACTAACTTG tgGCGAGATGACTTCTTGATAGAATATTATGGTGAAGGTGATCCTACAACTGGTTTGGGTTGTCGAGGTAACCGCAGTCCGATAACTGGTGACCAACTGTTCTTGCATG ATTGCAATAACAACACTTGGTTAGCCATAAGAACCATcaacagcaaacaaaatgatatatATACTAAATTTTACTTAACTG ATGACACGCCAATTGCTGTAGAGAACACCTACTTCCATGAGTATTATGACATAAAGACA GATTACTGGCAGGTTCATAACACTTATGATGATCCTACCAACAAAGCAATGATTACTCAGTTAAAT GAAAGAGTTAACAAGCTGTACCACTGTCAGGGGCAAAGCTGTCACTGA